In Fusarium oxysporum Fo47 chromosome XII, complete sequence, one DNA window encodes the following:
- a CDS encoding major facilitator superfamily domain-containing protein, producing MSPPTTGPLPDDKKLAEEEQIAMKKLDSITPGEVVELDATETFLRQHNFTNEYIGELLTDTELNKKLIRKVDMILLPMLMGTYMLQYIDKNALSYAAVFDLFTDTGISSDQYSWFASIFYFAYMAAEYPWLFLAQKTRMAKVVSGCVIAWGSVLLLTAAGNNFGSLATCRFFLGVFEAPITTCFMMIVSMWYTREQQPFRAGIFYCCNGVGAMLGGILTYGIGQIKNFPVWKAVFMTCGGMTVVWGFVLLFFLPDSIMSARHFTLEERALLIGRGRLARTGVLNKTIKWNQIREAFIDPQVWLLVLFMLLNETINGGIANFGKLIIKGVVKDPLETVALGIPMGAFQVIYILSGTFLASRIKNCRTIIMAVYLIPTMIGVCLLWKLDREHHKIGVLFGYYIIGAFVCSLVLAMQMPASNLGGYTKRITASAMVFIAYCVGNVIGPHAFLGSEAPLYPSGCITILSCSVAQMVVAIMLRVLLSRRNARRDAAAAAVGMNNEDLSEMDGADLTDFENPHFRYVL from the exons ATgtcaccaccaacaacaggGCCGTTGCCCGACGACAAGAAACTCgccgaagaagagcaaaTCGCCATGAAAAAGCTCGACTCAATCACTCCAGGCGAAGTCGTCGAGCTTGACGCTACAGAAACATTTCTGCGCCAACATAACTTCACAAATGAGTACATCGGCGAACTGTTGACCGACACGgaactcaacaagaagctcatcCGCAAGGTCGACATGATCCTCCTCCCCATGTTGATGGGGACATACATGCTTCAATACATTGATAAGAATGCGCTTTCATATGCTGCCGTGTTCGACTTGTTCACAGACACGGGAATCTCATCGGATCAATATTCTTGGTTCGCTAGCATCTTCTACTTTGCGTACATGGCTGCCGAGTACCCGTGGTTGTTTCTGGCGCAGAAAACGCGTATGGCAAAGGTTGTTAGCGGCTGTGTTATTGCATGGGGAAGTGTGTTATTGTTAACTGCTGCGGGAAATAACTTTGGTTCGTTGGCAACGTGTAGATTCtttcttggtgtctttgagGCGCCCATCACGACGTGTTTTATGATGATTGTTTCTATGTGGTACACACGAGAGCAGCAGCCATTCAGAGCTGGTATTTTCTACTGTTGTAATGGGGTAGGAGCTATG CTCGGCGGCATTCTTACCTACGGTATCGGCCAGATCAAGAACTTTCCCGTTTGGAAGGCTGTTTTCATGACCTGTGGCGGAATGACAGTCGTCTGGGGTTTCGTTCtactcttcttcctccctgaCAGCATTATGTCAGCCCGCCATTTTACCCTCGAAGAACGAGCCCTGCTCATCGGCCGTGGCCGTCTTGCTCGAACTGGTGTTTTaaacaagaccatcaagTGGAACCAGATCCGCGAAGCTTTTATCGATCCTCAAGTCTGGCTTCTTGTTTTGTTCATGCTCCTCAACGAAACCATCAATGGAGGCATTGCCAACTTCGGCAAGCTCATCATTAAGGGTGTTGTCAAGGATCCCCTTGAGACCGTCGCTCTCGGTATCCCAATGGGCGCTTTCCAAGTCATTTACATCCTTTCTGGCACCTTCCTGGCTTCGCGCATCAAGAACTGCCgtaccatcatcatggctgtctACCTTATCCCCACCATGATTGGAGTCTGTCTTCTCTGGAAGCTTGATCGTGAACACCACAAGATCGGCGTACTTTTCGGTTATTACATTATCGGCGCCTTTGTTTGTTCTTTGGTCCTCGCGATGCAGATGCCCGCTAGCAATCTCGGTGGCTACACCAAGCGTATCACAGCTTCAGCAATGGTCTTCATCGCCTACTGCGTCGGCAACGTCATTGGTCCTCACGCTTTCTTGGGCTCTGAGGCCCCCTTGTATCCATCCGGATGCATTACGATTCTCAGCTGCTCGGTTGCTCAGATGGTCGTCGCAATTATGCTTCGAGTACTCCTGTCCAGGCGAAACGCACGAAGAGACGCAGCCGCTGCGGCTGTTGGGATGAATAATGAGGATCTCTCTGAAATGGATGGAGCTGACTTGACAGATTTCGAG AATCCTCATTTCCGCTACGTGCTATAA
- a CDS encoding uncharacterized protein (expressed protein) produces MDPASLSFGILSLAMQLVQTVKAVKEYIAAYKSAAKELESLADKLDDIETICCSLEVILSDGTRRFNTLEVNLLQKLRRIIQQCLSKVSDIHKILNSISRMQKNTRNPLKTVGALFLRYKDQIRLATNGLDRCLSSLQLHMTANILAVTMTSHKAVRSPLPTTTTSTAREAKRISGVRKLDPCDKRPTRRKSPETIIDTWRQAWSTKAFVQWTRRTTKEEISSGSKSSAIQDDSIFTIGSSLLSLYVKVSLRRGNLAPFCITLQIPRVIYLQEGQRQIGEKVEMAFMDDNLGQIQAFFTQGILTPATVIAWDEYDPDNETSLLGLAALTKSQSILRFLATQTFDLSNRNHIGSARYLYAFNGEDGPRCVLEYIKIRQDSILASEFHMILRGIVDPYNAQICIEACKPHFSGNMVAFNTAVWRYAMKQFKHDLAVNIEGWADLIAGCISRGLDIHQQLRSDTEFSALKDILFYNWDTDEILEHVHRWIDILEEAGVNIKEYLMVETECCFATWRDTPYWNNKKTGSSNYRRVLFIEESRGRQFPFWALFIQDECPVKELLTEHEHFASPLTLYQGGSTQAYIAQHEAWKEYQTLGVPGGSDRHRKGWPFWLPLRHYNDYSAEEAEWVDRELQLAQDRFDRRQKHKQVKVGQHRQKQRMPMPGTWVEDV; encoded by the exons ATGGACCCTGCCTCTCTAAGTTTTGGAATCCTGTCCCTAGCGATGCAGCTAGTGCAGACAGTAAAAGCCGTCAAGGAATACATCGCAGCCTACAAATCAGCGGCGAAAGAGCTCGAAAGCCTCGCCGACAAGcttgacgatatcgagaCTATTTGCTGCTCCTTGGAAGTTATTCTTTCAGATGGAACACGGAGATTCAACACGCTGGAAGTCAATCTGCTCCAGAAGTTACGTCGTATCATTCAGCAATGTCTATCTAAAGTCTCAGATATCCATAAAATTCTCAATTCAATCTCAAGAATGCAGAAGAATACCCGGAATCCGTTGAAGACTGTTGGGGCCCTGTTTCTGCGGTATAAAGATCAGATCCGCCTTGCCACGAATGGACTGGACCGTTGCCTTTCCTCGCTTCAGCTGCATATGACAGCCAATATTCT GGCTGTGACTATGACGTCCCACAAGGCTGTCAGGAGTCCTTTGCCAACCACAACTACTTCAACAGCTAGAGAAGCAAAGAGGATATCAGGTGTCAGAAAGCTTGACCCGTGCGACAAGCGTCCAACACGTCGAAAAAGCCCAGAAACTATCATCGATACATGGAGACAGGCCTGGAGCACCAAAGCTTTTGTACAatggacaagaagaacaaccAAGGAGGAAATCTCATCAGGCTCAAAATCATCAGCAATTCAGGATGATTCTATCTTCACGATAGGCTCTTCATTATTGAGCTTGTACGTGAAAGTGTCGCTACGACGTGGCAACCTGGCCCCATTTTGTATCACCCTACAGATACCTCGAGTTATTTACCTCCAGGAAGGTCAGCGTCAGATTGGAGAAAAAGTTGAGATGGCCTTTATGGATGATAACTTGGGCCAAATTCAGGCTTTCTTTACTCAAGGCATTCTGACGCCCGCAACGGTCATTGCCTGGGATGAATATGATCCTGACAATGAGACTTCTCTTCTGGGC CTGGCAGCTTTGACAAAATCCCAGTCAATTCTCAGATTTCTCGCAACGCAAACTTTTGACCTATCCAACAG AAACCATATTGGAAGCGCAAGATACCTGTATGCTTTTAATGGTGAAGATGGTCCTAGATGCGTCCTGGAATACATCAAGATACGGCAAGACTCCATCTTGGCATCTGAGTTTCACATGATCTTGCGAGGCATTGTAGATCCCTACAACGCCCAGATATGCATAGAAGCATGCAAGCCTCACTTCTCTGGTAATATGGTAGCCTTCAATACCGCGGTCTGGAGATACGCCATGAAGCAGTTCAAGCACGATTTAGCAGTGAACATCGAAGGATGGGCAGATCTTATTGCAGGTTGTATTTCAAGAGGCTTGGATATCCATCAACAGCTTCGGTCTGATACTGAGTTCAGTGCCTTGAAAGACATCCTATTTTACAACTGGGACACCGACGAGATATTGGAACATGTGCATCGATGGATAGATATTTTGGAGGAAGCCGGCGTCAACATTAAGGAATATCTCATGGTCGAGACGGAGTGTTGTTTCGCGACGTGGCGCGATACGCCATATTGGAATAACAAGAAAACTGGTTCTTCAAACTACAGGCGCGTTCTCTTCATCGAAGAGTCAAGAGGAAGACAATTCCCATTCTGGGCCCTCTTCATCCAGGACGAATGCCCTGTTAAGGAGCTGTTAACGGAACATGAACACTTTGCGAGTCCGCTCACATTGTACCAAGGAGGCTCGACACAAGCTTATATTGCACAGCATGAAGCTTGGAAGGAGTATCAGACCTTGGGGGTTCCGGGTGGATCTGACAGACATCGAAAAGGATGGCCTTTTtggcttcctcttcgccatTACAACGATTACAGTGCAGAAGAGGCAGAATGGGTGGATCGGGAATTGCAGCTAGCCCAAGACAGGTTTGACAGGAGGCAAAAGCACAAGCAAGTTAAAGTTGGACAACATAGGCAGAAACAGCGGATGCCGATGCCGGGAACTTGGGTAGAGGATGTTTGA
- a CDS encoding uncharacterized protein (of unknown function-domain containing protein) has translation MPGPIRQWPAWPEYICENAASSKDPEFLQVKKAIIGEYGAEALRRSWIKVCKELESITDEIIEKGNTIIPIFNTLEVIDKGFSPEQQAEIKKIGSFVCRNTVSKEVATALYSDLRTYVADNKGSIQAWPKESPSMMVLYNSPTQNTLRSHPNHLKLQRKMSEIWKYSAEDTSPDPLIYLDGIRDRAPGQPFLGLGPHIDAGSLCRWADPTYRKVYDEIFSGRPEYHDAYDLDTRKNANQELYKGPAHSSVLRTFQGWTALTPTAPREGTIMIYPNVKTVIAYLLLRPFFSPPKDPDYIMNAEKWTFDDSTGWFPGTMKPESQRLSRLSHPHLRLEECLIHMPEVQPGDTVWWHCDVCHAVDTEHLGKNNASVAFIAACPTTPANEAYVRDQLLATLEGRPSADYADGNDLDERTLKGYVGLDGLDAEARRAFGFHLL, from the exons ATGCCTGGCCCTATCCGACAATGGCCTGCGTGGCCCGAGTACATCTGTGAGAATGCAGCGTCCTCCAAAGACCCTGAGTTCTTGCAGGTCAAGAAAGCGATTATCGGCGAGTATGGCGCTGAAGCGCTTCGTCGAAGCTGGATAAAGGTCTGCAAAGAACTCGAAAGCATCACTGATGAGATTATCGAGAAGGGAAACACCATTAtccccatcttcaacactcTAGAAGTTATCGATAAAGGCTTCTCACCAGAGCAACaggctgagatcaagaaaaTCGGCTCGTTCGTCTGTCGCAACACTGTCTCCAAGGAAGTCGCGACAGCACTTTATTCAGACCTCAGGACGTATGTCGCGGATAACAAAGGCTCCATCCAAGCATGGCCTAAGGAGAGTCCATCAATGATGGTCTTGTACAACTCACCAACACAAAACACCCTTCGTTCCCATCCAAATCACCTGAAGCTGCAGCGAAAGATGAGTGAGATTTGGAAATACTCTGCAGAAGACACCTCACCCGATCCTCTTATTTATCTTGATGGCATTCGCGATCGTGCTCCAGGCCAGCCATTCCTTGGGTTAGGCCCTCATATTGATGCTGGAAGTTTGTGTCGCTGGGCTGATCCAACTTACCGGAAAGTCTACGATGAGATCTTTTCCGGTAGGCCAGAATATCATGATGCTTATGATCTCGATACGAGAAAGAATGCGAACCAAGAGCTTTACAAGGGCCCTGCTCACTCTTCGGTTCTGCGAACGTTCCAAGGATGGACTGCGTTGACGCCAACGGCGCCAAGAGAGGGGACCATTATGATATACCCCAATGTCAAGACTGTAATCGCATACCTCCTTCTGCGACCCTTCTTCAGTCCGCCAAAGGATCCTGATTATATAATGAACGCTGAGAAGTGGACCTTTGACGACTCCACCGGTTGGTTCCCGGGGACTATGAAGCCAGAAAGTCAACGCTTGAGTCGGctatctcatcctcatctgaGGCTCGAAGAATGCCTTATTCATATGCCAGAGGTACAGCCTGGAGATACAGTCTGGTGGCATTGCGAT GTTTGCCATGCTGTGGATACCGAGCATCTTGGAAAGAACAACGCGTCGGTGGCCTTCATCGCTGCGTGTCCTACAACACCAGCGAATGAAGCCTACGTTAGAGACCAGCTTCTTGCTACACTAGAAGGACGACCGTCTGCTGATTACGCAGATGGGAATGACCTGGACGAGAGGACACTGAAGGGATATGTGGGCCTTGATGGTCTAGATGCTGAAGCACGCAGGGCTTTCGGATTCCACCTACTGTAA
- a CDS encoding uncharacterized protein (expressed protein): protein MSALDITNAQLHDWSSLLADVIARGYDIFSNSQVYVFTENLELILSNFGDADEAWYCACWWVDMLEQAQVNMSTYVEIAVKYCFDTLVETKVWVGYGLKHTIIPRVLLLGYPNGRMIPYWIERVDSSCLMYELFIEFPALRGADKTLQWGGWPTYVGRYRHWKDGGDMAASVPAMKFWPIAPSLNRWMLKNLGGGDDDRMVAKVKLISRMGSSSY from the coding sequence ATGTCTGCCCTTGACATAACTAATGCACAGCTACATGACTGGTCGTCATTACTTGCAGACGTCATTGCGCGAGGGTATGATATCTTTTCCAACTCCCAGGTTTACGTGTTCACAGAAAACCTGGAGTTGATTCTTTCAAACTTTGGCGACGCTGACGAAGCTTGGTATTGCGCCTGCTGGTGGGTCGACATGTTGGAACAAGCGCAGGTTAATATGTCAACATATGTGGAAATTGCGGTGAAGTATTGCTTTGACACATTGGTTGAAACCAAGGTCTGGGTTGGTTATGGTCTGAAACATACGATTATCCCACGAGTGCTGCTCTTAGGGTATCCCAACGGACGTATGATTCCGTATTGGATTGAGCGCGTTGACAGCTCATGCCTGATGTACGAACTATTCATTGAGTTCCCGGCCTTGCGAGGTGCAGACAAAACGTTGCAATGGGGCGGTTGGCCTACCTATGTTGGTAGGTATCGACATTGGAAGGATGGAGGAGATATGGCTGCATCAGTCCCAGCGATGAAGTTTTGGCCAATTGCGCCTTCTCTTAATCGATGGATGTTGAAAAACCTCGGCGGCGGCGACGATGACAGAATGGTGGCCAAGGTTAAACTAATTAGCAGAATGGGTTCATCGAGTTATTGA
- a CDS encoding HAD-like domain-containing protein — MSYPDLTTFKALSFDCYGTLIDQESGMTRGLQPIISRLPSDSDYKENPVLLIQRFHEFTQVLEEGEPTLRYSSIVSRSFKSLAKELDISVPDEEMNHLESLPGTWLPFPDTIPGLQILKKHYKLIILTNMDNVNASSTLKHLQPAEFDRVYTAEDIGSYKPAKANFDYLFDHLKSDLSVDKDRGELLHVARSLTADHVPAKRFGLRSVWISRGGEKKEGTGVGGDYERLKENVAFEWRFDSIGKFAEEVERQFAQKTA; from the coding sequence ATGTCTTATCCTGATCTTACAACGTTCAAGGCATTGTCATTTGACTGCTATGGCACTTTGATAGACCAAGAGTCTGGCATGACCCGTGGCTTACAGCCTATCATTAGTCGCCTTCCTTCCGATAGCGACTACAAAGAGAATCCAGTTCTGTTGATTCAGCGCTTTCACGAGTTTACCCAGGTCCTTGAAGAAGGGGAGCCTACCCTACGCTACAGCAGTATCGTCTCGCGCTCGTTCAAAAGTCTTGCAAAAGAACTCGATATTTCTGTACCTGATGAAGAAATGAATCATCTCGAGTCCCTTCCCGGAACTTGGCTCCCTTTCCCCGATACAATTCCAGGCTTGCAAATTTTAAAGAAGCActacaagctcatcatcctcactAACATGGATAACGTCAACGCGTCTTCAACTCTAAAGCATCTCCAGCCCGCTGAATTCGACAGAGTCTACACTGCCGAAGACATCGGTAGTTATAAACCCGCTAAGGCAAACTTCGACTACTTGTTTGATCATCTCAAAAGCGATCTGAGCGTCGACAAGGATCGCGGGGAATTACTACACGTAGCGAGAAGTTTGACTGCAGATCACGTCCCGGCCAAACGGTTCGGACTCCGAAGTGTTTGGATCTCTCGCGGCGGTGAAAAGAAAGAGGGAACAGGTGTTGGAGGTGATTATGAGAGATTGAAAGAAAACGTGGCGTTTGAATGGAGATTTGATAGCATTGGGAAATTCGCGGAGGAAGTGGAAAGGCAGTTTGCTCAGAAGACAGCTTAG
- a CDS encoding Alpha/Beta hydrolase protein — protein MGSQISPDTPTIALPQGKLVGVKLNDSLPQPVDGWMGVPYALPPTGDLRFRLPVKVPASPDKVIDASEYGPAAPGKGLLVGPTLEQSEDCLTANIFRKSADKHEKLPVALYIHGGAFNRGSAHMHKTASMVANAPEAFVAVTFQYRIGALGFLPSSLSAKEGVLNLGLKDQILMMEWVQENIAAFGGDPSNVTLFGLSAGAHSIGHHIMHYKEGVAPLFHKAIIESGAPTSRAVRPYNAPIHEAQFKDFLRAVGVPENLPENEIFPYLRQQPEKVITDAQTATFDKYNPSLRWAFQPVIDGEVIARPPLETWKSGKWHKVPIMTGFTTNEGSLYVNKQMSESSQFRHFWAELLPLLTSEDLDTIEELYRDPAKFEDSEYKETRKDMGSQYKRIEAAYAHYAYVAPARQTAELASPSVPVYLYHWAAVSTVNNGSQHADNMRYEVCDPKVVAISKTQKDLAKTLNHYVTSFITRGDPNAVSGEYPQRPKWEAYDPKSPKVLRFGEGNEELIGGDAGKTAVFTDDDWARKQSEFWWSKVDISQQ, from the exons ATGGGTAGCCAAATTTCTCCAGACACTCCAACCATCGCCCTTCCCCAGGGCAAGCTCGTCGGCGTCAAGCTGAATGACAGCCTACCCCAACCCGTAGATGGTTGGATGGGCGTCCCCTACGCTCTACCCCCAACAGGCGATCTTCGTTTCCGTCTCCCCGTCAAAGTCCCAGCTTCACCCGACAAAGTCATCGATGCATCTGAATATGGCCCTGCAGCTCCTGGCAAGGGACTTTTGGTTGGACCAACGCTTGAGCAGAGTGAGGATTGTTTGACAGCGAATATCTTTCGCAAGTCAGCGGATAAACATGAAAAGTTACCTGTTGCTTTGTATATCCACGGCGGTGCATTTAACAGAGGTTCGGCGCATATGCACAAGACGGCGTCGATGGTGGCGAATGCGCCGGAAGCTTTTGTCGCAGTGACATTTCAATATCGAATTGGAGCTTTGGGATTTTTGCCCTCGAGTCTGAGTGCTAAGGAGGGTGTTCTTAACCTTGGATTAAAGGATCAGATTCTCATGATGGAGTGGGTGCAAGAAAACATCGCAGCCTTCGGTGGTGACCCCAGTAATGTCACATTGTTTGGTCTGTCCGCTGGTGCTCATTCT ATCGGTCATCATATCATGCACTACAAGGAGGGCGTTGCCCCTCTCTTCCACAAAGCCATTATTGAGTCCGGAGCTCCTACATCACGAGCCGTGAGACCTTACAATGCGCCGATTCATGAAGCTCAGTTCAAGGACTTCCTCCGCGCGGTCGGCGTCCCCGAGAATCTCCCAGAGAATGAGATCTTCCCTTATCTGCGCCAACAGCCCGAGAAGGTCATCACAGATGCGCAAACAGCTACATTCGACAAGTATAACCCTTCACTTCGCTGGGCTTTCCAACCTGTAATCGACGGTGAAGTCATCGCGCGACCGCCTCTTGAGACATGGAAGTCGGGCAAGTGGCATAAGGTGCCCATAATGACTGGCTTCACAACGAACGAAGGTTCGCTTTATGTTAACAAGCAAATGTCGGAGTCTTCTCAATTTCGACATTTCTGGGCTGAGTTGCTACCACTGCTTACCTCCGAGGATTTGGACACTATTGAGGAGCTCTACCGAGACCCAGCCAAGTTTGAGGATTCCGAGTACAAGGAGACTCGAAAGGATATGGGATCACAGTACAAGCGCATCGAGGCTGCATACGCCCACTATGCTTATGTCGCCCCCGCACGCCAAACAGCCGAACTTGCCTCACCATCAGTGCCTGTGTATCTTTACCACTGGGCCGCTGTTAGCACAGTCAATAACGGTTCCCAACACGCTGATAACATGCGTTACGAAGTCTGCGATCCCAAGGTCGTGGCTATCTCCAAAACACAAAAAGACCTTGCCAAGACACTGAACCACTATGTTACTAGCTTCATCACACGAGGAGACCCTAACGCTGTCTCTGGAGAGTACCCCCAGAGACCCAAATGGGAGGCATATGATCCCAAGAGTCCCAAGGTGTTGAGATTCGGCGAAGGGAACGAGGAGTTGATAGGAGGAGATGCTGGCAAGACTGCTGTGTTTACGGATGATGATTGGGCACGCAAGCAATCTGAGTTTTGGTGGAGTAAAGTAGACATCTCACAACAGTGA
- a CDS encoding fungal-specific transcription factor domain-containing protein, with translation MLKRPDQSERCLATRQLGNRRCFAHPVQQPTLSNINKPSRQRTSWERIRITLLPNISHERLSIFPVLQPAFLIRLSRMPEMRNMVQSREEGVLIEVGDRKVSHLTVSESVDDTTPVSWPSSIYSDISLNSDNRAHEIHNTLDLPLRATPEQSLFGDTFRETLNVNLHGEEDLRFLMTYKDYVFPLLHPFYHTSFFEGGHNWLLVAAFGNPESRQLIVTLVTYFFSVVPLVPGAGYTLCSTFAWEQVQKQSEQAFKGMQHRVEMLGATANLWERTHLFGDIMLLLELETMTQYSQAWRPHLDAAIILFKKILDSPELRHVVWRVTFDPTEMSADQANRIDCSGVNLFSSTQVALRFFAAKIILGDIVSSSALEQVPRLNDYYEKLMSGQGEASLNMKDVTGCENWVFLSIADTVALDAWKKETKMNGNFSFMTLVQCAGKVLEKLDRVLAMLNAEESRAQNAHHQQGEIFAELTLLRSMRPPQDAYYTITRIWATAARLYLIVVLLGWSPGTSDVGELVSDNLKLLQDLNKPSWLMPLARPFCVTGCLVSESQELVVESIFDRTKPLSNVGGLTEAMKIVRETWKRRGVLNQEWDMAACFRSLDDIPLLV, from the exons ATGCTGAAAAGACCTGACCAGAGTGAGAGATGTTTAGCTACCAGACAGCTTGGCAACCGCAGGTGCTTTGCGCACCCAGTCCAGCAGCCCACTctcagcaacatcaacaagccaTCTCGCCAGCGCACCTCGTGGGAAAGAATACGTATAACCCTTCTGCCCAACATATCCCACGAACGGCTTTCCATCTTCCCTGTCCTTCAACCAGCTTTCCTTATCAGACTCTCCAGGATGCCTGAGATGCGGAATATGGTCCAATCGAG GGAAGAGGGAGTCCTTATAGAAGTCGGGGATAGA AAAGTTAGTCATTTAACTGTCTCGGAGTCGGTGGACGACACGACACCGGTTTCTTGGCCCAGCAGCATTTACAGTGATATCTCATTAAACAGTGACAATCGTGCGCATGAGATACACAATACCCTCGACCTACCACTACGCGCGACTCCCGAACAATCCCTGTTCGGCGATACTTTTCGCGAGACGCTTAACGTCAACCTCCATGGCGAAGAGGACCTTCGTTTCCTCATGACCTACAAGGACTACGTCTTTCCACTACTTCACCCCTTCTATCACACTTCGTTCTTCGAAGGCGGCCATAACTGGCTTCTGGTTGCTGCCTTTGGAAACCCCGAGTCAAGACAGTTGATCGTGACCCTAGTTACGTACTTCTTCTCAGTCGTGCCCCTCGTTCCTGGCGCAGGATATACCTTGTGTTCGACCTTTGCCTGGGAGCAGGTTCAAAAGCAATCGGAGCAAGCTTTCAAGGGAATGCAGCATAGAGTTGAGATGCTTGGCGCCACCGCGAATCTATGGGAGAGAACACATCTCTTTGGAGACATCATGCTGTTACTCGAGCTCGAGACCATGACTCAGTATTCCCAAGCATGGAGACCTCATCTCGATGCAGCGATAATACTTTTTAAGAAAATTCTCGACTCACCAGAATTGAGGCATGTTGTGTGGCGCGTAACATTTGATCCAACTGAGATGTCAGCCGACCAAGCGAACAGAATTGATTGCTCAGGCGTCAACTTGTTTTCCTCAACACAAGTGGCCTTACGCTTTTTCGCTGCCAAGATCATTCTCGGCGACATCGTATCTAGCAGTGCACTCGAGCAAGTTCCACGTCTCAATGACTACTACGAAAAGTTGATGTCGGGTCAAGGTGAAGCCAGTCTGAACATGAAAGATGTGACCGGGTGCGAGAACTGGGTTTTTCTCAGCATTGCGGACACAGTGGCTCTTGACGCCTGGAAGAAAGAGACGAAAATGAATGGGAATTTTTCATTCATGACTTTGGTTCAATGTGCAGGCAAGGTTCTTGAAAAACTCGATCGAGTCCTGGCCATGCTGAATGCTGAAGAGAGCCGAGCGCAAAACGCCCACCATCAGCAAGGTGAGATTTTCGCAGAGCTTACTCTACTACGAAGCATGCGTCCTCCACAGGACGCTTACTACACCATTACGCGGATATGGGCCACCGCTGCCAGACTGTATCTTATCGTTGTACTCTTGGGCTGGAGCCCTGGAACGAGCGACGTTGGCGAACTCGTATCTGATAACCTGAAGCTACTGCAAGACTTGAATAAACCAAGCTGGTTGATGCCGTTGGCCAGGCCCTTCTGCGTTACAGGGTGTTTGGTGTCCGAAAGCCAGGAATTGGTAGTGGAGAGCATCTTTGACAGAACAAAGCCATTGAGTAACGTGGGTGGCTTGACTGAGGCTATGAAGATCGTTCGAGAAACGTGGAAACGGCGAGGGGTGTTGAATCAGGAGTGGGACATGGCGGCTTGTTTTAGGAGTTTGGACGATATTCCGTTGTTGGTTTGA